The genomic region ACACTCGCGATCGGCGAGCACCGGCCCCAACAGGACGGTTTCCAGATCGGGTTCGGTGGACATCCGCGGCGGCCTGCCTCGACCCCGGCGCGAATACAATAGGTTTGAGGTTGGCGCGGTCCGCTGGTCGGTCAGCCTGTTTGCGAAGCGGTCGACAAATCCCCATAGCTGCCGGCATGAGCGATCCGACGACCAGCGTCCGTCCGTTGGAGCGGCGCGACCTGCCCGCCGCGCTGGCGATCCAGTCGGCCACCTATCCCGCCTTTCTCCTGGAAGATGAGCCGGCCTTCGCCAACCGGCTCGATGTGGCGAGCGCGATCCCGTGCTTTTTCAGCCGGTCTATCGCCATCCCGCTCGCGTAGCACAGATCGCCATGCGCCATGTCGGCCAGCACCCCGGTGTAATAAACGACATAACCGCCGTCGGGATCAATCACCACGGTGGGGTCTTCCACCCCGCCCGCATCGCTCACATCGGGGCCGGGGACGATGACCGGGCGCGGGAGCATCGCGAAGCTCACGCCATCGTCGCTCCATCCCGCCCAGATCTGGCCGGTATCGGTCAGCGGGGCGCCCGCCGCGACCACCGCGCGCACCATCATGCCGAACCGCCCGTTCGGGTCACGCCAGACGAAAGGACTCATCAGATCGCGGGCCAGCAGCTCCGGCGGTCCATCGATCGACACATCCTCGATCTGCTGGACGTTGAAATCGAGGGTGACGCCATTGGGCGCAACGGTGTCGCGAACCGGCGGACCTGGTAACGCAGCGGTTGCCTTGTCTTGGGAAAGCGGCATCCCGGTCACGCACCCAATCCCCGCATCAGCGACAGGCCCCCATCGATCACCATTTGCGCGCCGGTGATGTAACTTGCCTTCGTCGAGGCAAGGAACACCGTTCGCGGCATGATAATTCTATCCCACGCTCATCCTTGCGCACGATAACGCGGCGCGGGCTGTCCGGTTCAGCGTCAACGGAAACACCAGCTACATATCCGTGCGGCATCGAACCTGCCGGCAGAAAGGGAATTTCAGGTGACCGATTGGCCGCAGCAAGGGCTTATGAATGCCAAACTCTATATCGTTACGATACGAACGATCCCTGAACTTCTGCGCAAACGGCGGCCTGATAAGCGATCATTGTCGACCGAACCGCCCACGGCATTGCCGCGAAGCATGAAGATGAGCGGATACCAGGGGCGGATATGGGCGATCGATCACGACAGTCCCGAAATCAGTTGAACGTCACCTGAGAGCCGCCACGCAGGAAAGCGATGGCATTACGACGGAGGTGGCCGGTGCCGGGATTGAGTATCGGCTCGGGCGAATATTGCGCCAGATAAACGCGCCGCATGTTCGGGGTCGAATTCGATCCGGTGGCGTGGAGCGCAAGGCTCGAAAAAGCGACGATGCTGCCCGCCGGCACCTCGACCGTCACACCCTCGCTGTCGCCGGTATAACCGACGAGATCGTTGCTCCCCGGCTGCCGGACGTGTGGAACGATGCCGTCACGGGTTTCAGGCGCCTGCGAGAAAGGCATGATGCGCACCGTGCCGTTCGCGATCGTCGTGTCGTCGAGCGCGCACCAGCAGGTCAGATACGGCTTGTGGTCGACCGGCCCGCCATTGCCCACGACATAGCCGGAATCCTGATGCCAGCTGAACGGCATCCCCTTGTCCGCGCCCTTCACGACATATTGGTCGTAGAAGAAATAGGCATCATCGCCGAGCGTGGCACGGCAGATTTCGGCCATCGTCTCGCTGAACAGCATCTTGCGCAAATCCGGTTGCCTGCGCTGGCACTCGCCCGCGAAATAGCGCTTGCCCTTGTGGCTGATCCCGTCGACCTCGACGCCGAGCGCATCGAGGCGGGCGTCCTCCCGCTCGATCACGCGGCCGCATTCCGCGCGCAGGAGATCGAGCAGCAGGCCTTCGAGGATGCGGTCGAACACCGCATATCCTTCGGTCGCGAACTGTTCGCGCTGAGCCGAAAAATCCATCTTATCCTCTCTCTCGCACCTTTTGGTCGGCCCCTGTCTCGCAAATCCCATTCATTGTATCCAATCGAATTGCGTCCATCAGTCATACGTCTATACTATGGCCCATGCGAATGAGGCAGGTCGAGGCGTTTCGCGCCGTGATGATGAGCGGCGGCATCACCGCCGCCGCGTCGATGCTCAACATCAGCCAGCCGTCGGTCAGCCGGCTGATCGCCGATATGGAGCGCGCGGTGGGCTTCCGCCTGTTCGACCGGCGCGGCTCGCGCGTGCATCCCACCGCGCAGGCGCAAGCGCTCTATGAAGCGGTACGGCGAAGCTATGCCGGCCTCGACCTGCTGGATCAGGCGGCGCGGCGCATTCGCGCCCATCCGGTGGGGACGGTGCGGATCGCCGCGCTCGCGGCGATCGCGATGTCGGTCCTGCCGGCGGTGATCGCCCGTTTCCGCATCCTCTATCCCGATATCAAGGTCACCGTGGAATCGCTCGGCCAGCGCGCGATCGAGGAGCGCATCTTTCTCGGCCAGGCCGATCTCGGCATCGGCATCGACACGCAAGGGCGCGAGGGCGTCCGTTCGACATTGCTCGCGCGCGCCGAATATATCTGCATCCTTCCCGCGAACCACCATCTCGCCTCCCGCCCGCATCTGACGGTAGAGGATCTGGCGGGCGAGGAATTCATCGGCCCGATGCACGAGGCCGACGCGCTGTGGAACGGGATCGACTCCGCTCTTGCGGACTCCGGCATCCCGGTGTCGCGACGGCTGGAGACACAGCATTCGCAGATATTATATGCATTCGTCGAAGCCGGGCTGGGCGTGTCGATCGCCGAGCCGTTCAGCGCGCCGCTGTTTCACCGGCTCGGCGTCGCGATCCGTCCGATCGCCCCGCCGGTCTATCTCGATTTCGCGCTGCTCGAACCCGACATCGGCCCCACCCCTGAAATCGTCGCCTGGTTGGGCGACGACGTGCGGCGCGAAACGGCGGCGTGTCTCGCGCATGTCCAGAATGTCGTCTCCTCCAAGCCATAGCATTTGGACATAATATCCCGACAATTCTCTATTAGACTGCGATAGTTTTGGCGCGCATTCCTATCCTCGGCGGGATGCCCCTCTAGCTGGCCGATCGTTTTCCGACGGCAAAGGCGCGGATGCATCACGCTTTCATTGCCCAGGCGGACGTCTGATCCGCCGGACGCAAGGGGAGGATCTGCAATGAAGACAACAGCATATAAGGCAATTCTGGCGCTTTCGACCACGATGGCCACTGCCCTGGTCGCGGCCGCGCCGGCACGGGCGCAGGAAAGCGGCGCTGAATCGCATCCATTCGCCAGCAATGACATCATCGTCACCGCGCAGAAGCGCGAGCAGAATTTGCAGGACGTGCCCGTCGCCATTTCGGTCGTATCAGGCGATCAGCTCGAGCGGGCGAACATCAATTCCGCCGAGCAATTGTTCCAGCGTGTCCCGACGTTGACCTTCCGCAAGGGCAACACCAACAAGGATTCGGGGCTTTCGATCCGCGGCGTCGGCACCATCTCCTTCTCATCGGGCGTTGAACCGTCGGTTTCCACCGTGATCGATGGCGTCGTCTATGCGCGCACCGGTCAGCAGACCTCGGACTTCCTCGATGTCGAGCGCATCGAGGTGCTGCGCGGCCCGCAAGGCAGCCTGTTCGGCAAGAACGCTTCGGCCGGCGTCATCAACATCGTCACGCGCAGTCCAGGGGACACGCTGGGCGGCTACGTCGATGCGGCGTGGTATGAGGGCAACGAATATCGTATTCGCGGCAGCATCGGCGGCCCGATCGCGAATGGCATCAAGGCATCGCTCACCGGCTTCTGGTCGAAATATGACGGCAACGGCCTCAACGTATATAACAACCACAAGATCAACGGCTATGAGCATTGGGGCCTGCGCGGCAAGCTGATCGCCGATCCCACCGACACGCTCAAGATCACGCTGATCGCCGATTATTCGGAGAACAGCGACAATGGCTACGCCGACAGCATCGGCACGGTATTCCCCTCCGCGTTCAACAACGCCATATTCATTCCGAGCCTTGCTCCATTGAAGCTCAACGGAAGTAACAAGGATATCGACAATGATCTCGATCCCTATACCAAGGACAAGAATGGCGGTGTTTCCGGCCAGATCGACCTTCGCCTGGGCGGCGCGACGCTGACCTCGATCACCGCCTATCGCCATTGGTATAATTACCAGGTCCGCGATGGCGATTTCCGCTCGGACGCCCCTTCCTATGTCAACACCGGCATCGCGACGGGCGACGTTCTCTCGCATGATCGCGGCGATCTGAAGTTCGACCAGTTCACGCAGGAATTGCGCATCGCATCGGCGAATCCGCAATTCTTCGAATATGTGGCCGGCCTTTATTATTACCACACGAAGGAAGTCGATTTCTTCAATCGCACCGTGACCGCATGCACCGCCTCGACGCTGCCGACCGTCAACGGATTGACGCCGTGCGCGACGGGGTCATCCACTTACGTGACCAATCATGGCGACGCCAATTTCACCACGACGCTGACGAGCTACGCCGGCTTCGGACAGGGCACCTTCAACTTCACCCATGCCTTCCGCGGCATTCTCGGGGTACGCTATACCGAGGACAAGGTCGGCTATGACTTCGCACGCACATCGACGCAGACGACCGCGTTCAGCGGCGTGAATCCGGCCTTCGCCGCCGCCGGCTCGATCAAGGGTCATGGCTGGTCGGGCAATGTCGGCCTGCAATATGACGTGGCCCAGGATATCATGGCCTATGCCACCTATACGCGCGGCTACAAGGGACCGGCGCTCAACGTCTTCTTCAACATGCTCGCACGCGATACCGGGCGCATCGCGCCGGAAAAATCGAACGCCTATGAGGCCGGTCTCAAGACGCGGCTGTTCGATCGCCGCCTGACGCTGAACCTCGCGGCCTTCTATGCCGAATACGACAATTACCAGGCCAACTTCCTTGATATCGTCGCGGGGCAGGTGGTCACCCGCCTCACCAATGCGGGCAGCGTATCGACGCGCGGCATCGAGATGGATTTCAACGCCGCGGTCACCGACAATTTCTCGCTGTCGGGCGGGTTCAACTATACCGACGCGCACATCAACAAGTTCATCTGTCCGGCCGGGACGGTGGTGACCTGCGCCGACGCGATCAATGGAAAACCGTTGCCCTTCGCTCCCAAATACAAGGGGACGGCAACGGTGGACTGGCGGCTGCCGCTCAATCTCCAGGGCTTCAACGTCGATCTGAACAGCTCCGTCACCTATCAGAGCAAGACGAATTTCGACATCAACCAGAATCCGTATTCCTACCAGAATCCCTATGCGATCTGGGACGCCGGGATCACGCTGCGCACCGCCGATGACAAATATGCGCTATCCTTCCTCGTGAAGAACATCACGAACAAGCAGTTCGTCATCCAGCGCATCCCGAACGGCACGTCGTTCATGCGCCAGATCACCCCGCGCGATGCCGAACGCTATGTCGGCGTCACCGCGCGCATGAACTTCTGATCCCCGCCCCGCCGCGTGGTCCGTTCAGATCGCGCGGCGGGAGAAATTCGGAAAAAGGCGGTGCGATGCTCGGGTTGATGCAGGATTGGCCGCTGACCGTTGACCGGATCATAGACCATGCGGCGATGTGGGACGGCGATCGGCCAATCGTTACGCGCGGCAATGATGGATCGGTCGTCCGCAGCGATTACGCCGCGATTCGCGATCGGGCGCGGAAATTGTCGACGGCGCTCGCGAGCGTCGGGATCCGGCCGGACGACCGTGTCGCGACGATGGCGTGGAACAATATCCGCCACCTAGAGGCCTGGTTCGCGATCATGGGCATGGGCGCGGTATGCCACACGCTCAACCCGCGCCTCTTCGCCGATCAGTTGCGCTACATCATCGGCCATGCCGGGGATCGCGCGATCCTTGTCGACCCCTGCTTCCAGGTCATGCTCGCCGAGCTTCTCGCCGGGATGACATGGGATGGAGCAATCATCATCCTCGGTGACGATGTCGAGATCGATCGCGATGCGCTGCCCGGCGCGGTTTCGGTCGAAACGTTGATCGCCAGCGCCCGCGAGGACGACGCGCGCTGGGGCGGATTCGACGAGCGCGCGGCATGCGCATTATGCTACACCAGCGGCACGACGGGTGATCCAAAGGGCGTGCTCTATTCGCATCGCTCGACGGTCATTCACATGTTGATGACCTTGCAGCCCGACGTGTTCGGGATCGGCATCAACGACGTCGCGATGCCGATCGTGCCGATGTATCACGCCAATGCCTGGGGAATGCCGCTGTCGACAGCGGCGATCGGATGCAAGCTGGTGCTGCCGGGCGCGCGGCTGGATGGAGCATCCCTGCACGAGTTGATCGAAAACGAGGGCGTCACCTTCTCGGCGGCGGTGCCGACGGTCTGGCAGGGCTTGCTCCACCATCTCGACAAGACCGGCGCGCGGCTGACACGCCTGAAACGGGTGATCGTCGGCGGCGCGGCGCTACCCGAAAGCTTGATCCGGCGGCTGCGCGAGCATGGCGTGGAAGCAGTGCAAGGCTGGGGCATGACCGAAACCTCGCCGATCGGGACGCATGGGAAACTGACGCCCGCGATCGCGGCCCTGCCGTTCGACGCGCAGATACCCCAGCGGCTGAAGCAGGGGCGGCCACCGTTCGGGATCGAGCTGAAGATCGTCGACGAAGCCGGCGTCCGCCTGCCGCACGACGGCGTGACGCCCGGCCGGCTGCATGTGCGCGGGCCGACCGTGGCGGCGGGGTATATGGGCGGTCGGATCGGCGACATCCTCGACGGAGAGGGATTCTTCGATACCGGCGATGTCGCGACCATCGACAGCTACAGCTATATGGCGATCGTCGATCGCGCGAAGGACGTGATCAAGTCCGGCGGCGAATGGATCAGTTCGATAGAGATAGAGAATATCGCGATCGGCCATCCGAAGGTCGCGCATTGCGCGGTGATCGGCGTGCCGCATCCGCGCTGGGACGAGCGGCCGTTGCTGGTCGCGGCGCTCCACCCCGGCGAAAGCGTCAGCGGGGAGGAGTTGCTCGGCTTCCTCGATGGCAGGATCGCCAGATGGTGGATGCCTGATGCGGTAATGTTCATCGACGAAATGCCGTTCGGCGCGACCGGCAAGATCGACAAGAAAGCTTTGCGGACGCGCTTCATCGCGCCCCTACAGGATATCATAGAAAGGCCCCTGCCCCATGGCGCTTGAGGCGCATGACAACGGCTTTGCCCTACGTCTCCATGAACAGGTGATCCTGTCGCACGACAGCGATATGCCCGGTTTCTTCGTCGGGCGCGGCGAGCCGCATGTCCACGCCAGGCTCGGCCATTTCGATTTGTCGCAGGACGTGATCGAACGGCGCGCACTGACTCATGCCGAAGTCGTAGGAAACTCCATCCGCTTCGCCGAACGCGCGGGCACGCCATGGCTACTGGAAGCGACGGTTTCAGAAGAAGGCGCCGACGCGGTGGTTGCGTTGACCGCGCTTGATCCCACGCTCAACCGGTTATGGCTGCGCGTTCCCGCCGGGGCTGACGAGCATGTCTGGGGCGGCGGCGAGCAATTCTCCTTTTTCGACCTGCGTGGGCGGCATTTTCCCTTATGGTCGAGCGAGCCGGGGGTCGGGCGAGATCCAGCCTCGGCTTTGTTCCAGCAGGTCGAAGCGCAGCGCAAGGGCGGCGGCGGCAGCTATGCGCACACCAATTTCCCGCAGCCGACCTTCGTCAGTTCGCGACGCTACGCGCTGCATGTCGACAGTTTCGCTTATGCCGCGTTCGATTTCCGGAACGATGATTTCCACGAGATCGAGGTGTGGGAGATTCCGGCGCGGATCGAACTATGGACGCGGCCGCATTTCACCGATCTGGTCTCGGCGCTGTCGGAGCGTTTCGGGCGCCAGCCCCCGCTCCCCGAATGGGTGCTCGGTGGCGCGATTATCGGGCTGAAGGACGGTGACAACAGCTTTGCGCGCCTCGAGACCTATGAGGACGCCGGGGTCGCGGTGTCCGGCTTGTGGTGCGAGGATTGGGTGGGGCTGCGCGTCACCAGCTTCGGCAATCGCCTGTTCTGGGACTGGCAATGGAATGCCGAGCGTTATCCCGATCTGCCCGCGCGGATCGCGGAGTTGAAAGCGCGCGGCATCCGTTTCCTTGGCTATGTGAACCCTTATCTGGCGGTCGACGGGCCACTTTATGCCGAAGCGGTCTCGCGGGGTTTCCTGGTGATGCGGCCCGATTGCGATGAACCTTACGTGATCGATTTCGGCGAATTTTGTTGCGGCCATGTCGATTTCACCAATCCGGCAGCTGCGGCATGGTTCGCCGATACGATCATCGGTGAGAAGATGATCGATTTCGGCCTGTCGGGCTGGATGGCGGATTTCGGCGAATATCTGCCGGTCGACGTGCGGCTCGCGAACGGTGAGAGCGGGATGACCGCGCACAATCGCTGGCCGGCGCTGTGGGGCAAGGTGAATGCCAAGGGGATCGCCGGGCGCGGCATGACGGGCGAGATGATGGTGTTCATGCGCTCCGGCGCGGCGGGCGTGCAGCGGCATTGCCCGATGCTATGGGCGGGCGATCAGGCGGTCGATTTCAGCCGGCATGACGGCATCGGCACGGTGATCTGCGCTGCGCTTTCGGCAGGGATGCTGGGCAACACGCATCATCACAGCGATTGCGGCGGCTATACCAGCCTGTTCGACACGACCCGCGACGCCGAACTCGCGATGCGCTGGGCCGAGATGGCGGCGTTCACCTCGATGATGCGGACGCATGAGGGCAATCGACCACGGCAGAATGTGCAATATGACGACGACCCCGAATTGCTTGCGCATTTCGCGCGGATGACGCGAATATATGCCCATCTCGCGCCCTATATCCGGCGGCTGTCGCATGAGGCGGCGCGGTCCGGCTTGCCGGTGCAGCGACCGCTGTTCCTTCATTTCGAGGATGATCCCGCGACCTATGCGATCCAGACCGCCTATCTGCTCGGTCCCGATCTGCTTGTCGCACCGGTGATCGCGGCGGGGAAAGACGAATGGACGACCTATCTGCCGGTGGGCGCGGAGTGGGTGCATGTCTGGTCGGGCGCATCCCATCCGGGCGGCGGGGAGGTGACGGTGGCGGCGCCGTTCGGCCAGCCGCCCGTCTTCTATCGCGCCGGATCGGCCGATGCCGCGCTGTTCGAGTCAATCGCCTCGGCCTGAGACACCGCGCGCAGGACATCGACGAAGGCGGCGACCAATGTGCTGCGGCTGCGGTTGCGGAGGAAGTGTATCGCATCTCGCGTCACCTCCGACGGCGGCAGCGCGATCGCGTGGAGGCCCGATCGCAGCGCGAGCGCGCGCGGCACGACGGTGATCGCCCGGCCGCTGCGCGCCATGTCGAGACAGGCGGCGGTGGAGTCGAGTTCGTAATCGGGGAATTGCCCGGCGGCGAGCCGCGCGCGGATCGCGCGGGGGAAATTGCTGCCGGGCGCGGGACGCGGAAGCGCCCAGGGGAAAGCGGCGCTGTCGCCCTCCCCCCTTGCGAGCGGATGATCGGGGGCGCAGACCAGCATCAGCGGCTCGGGCGGCAGCGGGATCGACATCACCTCGTCGGCATGACCCGACGCGGCGAACTTGGCGCGATTGCACACGACGAGATCGAGACGGCGATCGACAAGCGTTTCGAGCAGTTGCGCGGACGGCCCGCCGGTGACGGTGACACGCACGCCCGGATGCGTCCCGGCGAAGCGCGCGATCGCGTCGGTGAGCAAAGGTTGCAGCGGATAGGGACCGGCGCCGACATGGACGACGCCGCCGCTCGGGTGGGCGAGGCCGCGCGCTTCCTGCTCCAGATTCGCCGATGCCGCGATCACGTCGCGCGCCGAGCGGATCAGGCGATCCGCGTCGCTGGTGGGCCGCACGTAATGCGTGGTGCGATCGAACAACATGGCGCCCAGTTCTTCCTCCAGTTTCTGGATCGAGCGGGTCAGCGCCGATTGGGTGAGGCCGAGTTCGTCGGCGGCGCGCGCGTAGCTCCCGAGCCGGTAGAGCGTATCGAAATGATGAAGGCGGCGGAGGTTCATGCTGCGCAGCATATCATTCCTATTATGCAATACCAACGCAGAGGTCATTCCCATAGCGTGACACGATGAGCAGCACCTCAATCGATGCGCGAATGCGCGCGCGGGTCTTCGCCGAGCTGGAATCGCGCACCTTCGATCTCGCGGTGATCGGCGGCGGGATCACCGGCGCGGGGATCGCTCGTGACGCCGCGATGCGCGGCCTGTCGGTCGCGCTGGTCGAGGCGCGCGACTATGCGAGCGGGACGAGCAGCCG from Sphingomonas sp. CL5.1 harbors:
- a CDS encoding phytanoyl-CoA dioxygenase family protein; its protein translation is MDFSAQREQFATEGYAVFDRILEGLLLDLLRAECGRVIEREDARLDALGVEVDGISHKGKRYFAGECQRRQPDLRKMLFSETMAEICRATLGDDAYFFYDQYVVKGADKGMPFSWHQDSGYVVGNGGPVDHKPYLTCWCALDDTTIANGTVRIMPFSQAPETRDGIVPHVRQPGSNDLVGYTGDSEGVTVEVPAGSIVAFSSLALHATGSNSTPNMRRVYLAQYSPEPILNPGTGHLRRNAIAFLRGGSQVTFN
- a CDS encoding TonB-dependent receptor; this translates as MKTTAYKAILALSTTMATALVAAAPARAQESGAESHPFASNDIIVTAQKREQNLQDVPVAISVVSGDQLERANINSAEQLFQRVPTLTFRKGNTNKDSGLSIRGVGTISFSSGVEPSVSTVIDGVVYARTGQQTSDFLDVERIEVLRGPQGSLFGKNASAGVINIVTRSPGDTLGGYVDAAWYEGNEYRIRGSIGGPIANGIKASLTGFWSKYDGNGLNVYNNHKINGYEHWGLRGKLIADPTDTLKITLIADYSENSDNGYADSIGTVFPSAFNNAIFIPSLAPLKLNGSNKDIDNDLDPYTKDKNGGVSGQIDLRLGGATLTSITAYRHWYNYQVRDGDFRSDAPSYVNTGIATGDVLSHDRGDLKFDQFTQELRIASANPQFFEYVAGLYYYHTKEVDFFNRTVTACTASTLPTVNGLTPCATGSSTYVTNHGDANFTTTLTSYAGFGQGTFNFTHAFRGILGVRYTEDKVGYDFARTSTQTTAFSGVNPAFAAAGSIKGHGWSGNVGLQYDVAQDIMAYATYTRGYKGPALNVFFNMLARDTGRIAPEKSNAYEAGLKTRLFDRRLTLNLAAFYAEYDNYQANFLDIVAGQVVTRLTNAGSVSTRGIEMDFNAAVTDNFSLSGGFNYTDAHINKFICPAGTVVTCADAINGKPLPFAPKYKGTATVDWRLPLNLQGFNVDLNSSVTYQSKTNFDINQNPYSYQNPYAIWDAGITLRTADDKYALSFLVKNITNKQFVIQRIPNGTSFMRQITPRDAERYVGVTARMNF
- a CDS encoding alpha-glucosidase; translation: MALEAHDNGFALRLHEQVILSHDSDMPGFFVGRGEPHVHARLGHFDLSQDVIERRALTHAEVVGNSIRFAERAGTPWLLEATVSEEGADAVVALTALDPTLNRLWLRVPAGADEHVWGGGEQFSFFDLRGRHFPLWSSEPGVGRDPASALFQQVEAQRKGGGGSYAHTNFPQPTFVSSRRYALHVDSFAYAAFDFRNDDFHEIEVWEIPARIELWTRPHFTDLVSALSERFGRQPPLPEWVLGGAIIGLKDGDNSFARLETYEDAGVAVSGLWCEDWVGLRVTSFGNRLFWDWQWNAERYPDLPARIAELKARGIRFLGYVNPYLAVDGPLYAEAVSRGFLVMRPDCDEPYVIDFGEFCCGHVDFTNPAAAAWFADTIIGEKMIDFGLSGWMADFGEYLPVDVRLANGESGMTAHNRWPALWGKVNAKGIAGRGMTGEMMVFMRSGAAGVQRHCPMLWAGDQAVDFSRHDGIGTVICAALSAGMLGNTHHHSDCGGYTSLFDTTRDAELAMRWAEMAAFTSMMRTHEGNRPRQNVQYDDDPELLAHFARMTRIYAHLAPYIRRLSHEAARSGLPVQRPLFLHFEDDPATYAIQTAYLLGPDLLVAPVIAAGKDEWTTYLPVGAEWVHVWSGASHPGGGEVTVAAPFGQPPVFYRAGSADAALFESIASA
- a CDS encoding LysR family transcriptional regulator: MNLRRLHHFDTLYRLGSYARAADELGLTQSALTRSIQKLEEELGAMLFDRTTHYVRPTSDADRLIRSARDVIAASANLEQEARGLAHPSGGVVHVGAGPYPLQPLLTDAIARFAGTHPGVRVTVTGGPSAQLLETLVDRRLDLVVCNRAKFAASGHADEVMSIPLPPEPLMLVCAPDHPLARGEGDSAAFPWALPRPAPGSNFPRAIRARLAAGQFPDYELDSTAACLDMARSGRAITVVPRALALRSGLHAIALPPSEVTRDAIHFLRNRSRSTLVAAFVDVLRAVSQAEAIDSNSAASADPAR
- a CDS encoding LysR substrate-binding domain-containing protein; amino-acid sequence: MRQVEAFRAVMMSGGITAAASMLNISQPSVSRLIADMERAVGFRLFDRRGSRVHPTAQAQALYEAVRRSYAGLDLLDQAARRIRAHPVGTVRIAALAAIAMSVLPAVIARFRILYPDIKVTVESLGQRAIEERIFLGQADLGIGIDTQGREGVRSTLLARAEYICILPANHHLASRPHLTVEDLAGEEFIGPMHEADALWNGIDSALADSGIPVSRRLETQHSQILYAFVEAGLGVSIAEPFSAPLFHRLGVAIRPIAPPVYLDFALLEPDIGPTPEIVAWLGDDVRRETAACLAHVQNVVSSKP
- a CDS encoding long-chain-fatty-acid--CoA ligase, whose translation is MLGLMQDWPLTVDRIIDHAAMWDGDRPIVTRGNDGSVVRSDYAAIRDRARKLSTALASVGIRPDDRVATMAWNNIRHLEAWFAIMGMGAVCHTLNPRLFADQLRYIIGHAGDRAILVDPCFQVMLAELLAGMTWDGAIIILGDDVEIDRDALPGAVSVETLIASAREDDARWGGFDERAACALCYTSGTTGDPKGVLYSHRSTVIHMLMTLQPDVFGIGINDVAMPIVPMYHANAWGMPLSTAAIGCKLVLPGARLDGASLHELIENEGVTFSAAVPTVWQGLLHHLDKTGARLTRLKRVIVGGAALPESLIRRLREHGVEAVQGWGMTETSPIGTHGKLTPAIAALPFDAQIPQRLKQGRPPFGIELKIVDEAGVRLPHDGVTPGRLHVRGPTVAAGYMGGRIGDILDGEGFFDTGDVATIDSYSYMAIVDRAKDVIKSGGEWISSIEIENIAIGHPKVAHCAVIGVPHPRWDERPLLVAALHPGESVSGEELLGFLDGRIARWWMPDAVMFIDEMPFGATGKIDKKALRTRFIAPLQDIIERPLPHGA